DNA from Prunus persica cultivar Lovell chromosome G6, Prunus_persica_NCBIv2, whole genome shotgun sequence:
GAGGTTTAAAATACCCTTAGGAGTAGCTCCTGTTTGTTAGTTATTAGCCAATGACAAAAGAAGCTGTCACTTCTCATACCCATGGAAATAAAGAACTACAACATgatgaccaaaaacaaaacatagtAGCATACTAGCATGTGTTACCCACGTTCACTACCATCAAGCTGGTTCACAGCTTCCACAAAGGCTTCATGAAGTTCTTGTGTCCAACGCATTCTGGGTTTGGTTGGAGGTGCAGTGGATAATGTTTCAGGGCTGGGACGAAATTCTTCAGATTGAACTGGCTGATGCTGTTGAATCTGGGGCGGCTGCACCAGGATATCCGAATATGGGTTCAACACCTGGCACATCATTTAAAGTTATAAGTAAACACAGACAGACTAGCCCCGAAGTAAAGTTCAAtgtgaaaattcaattttttgaaaTCTCTAAAAGATGTGTCAAAACAAAATAGTTGCTATATATTAAGGTCACAAAAACTGCTGActagaaacaaaatatcataCCACATTATTAGTCGCTAAACAATAAAATAGCCATGAACTTATCAAAATGTTTTAGCTCTATTGGAAATACTGGCTGTAACCATCCAAATAGAAGTATCAAAACACACCTTTGGTTTGGGATCCACTGCATCAACATCAATGGGAAGCTCCCAGTTTGGGTCCAGAGCATCATCAAAGGAAATTAATGGATCCCAATCAGACCAATCGGTCTTCTCAGCATGATCCTCAGATGTTATGACACCAGTACTACTATCCACCAGGCCAGTCTGGTCAGGGACATTTTCAGGGAAATGAAGAAATTCCTGAAGTGAATCTGGGTACCAggaaatatctttattttcttcagaGTAATTAATCAATGCTGTAGGTTGTACTTCTGAATGGGAAGAATGGGTCAGTGACAATGATTTTTCATCAACTggtaatttaaaaatgaatggAGAATTTTGGGAACGACTTTCACAAGGGGAAACTGAGGAAAAATGAACATCATTGGGCCTGGAAGATGATGAAAATAAGTGCCCAGGGGAAGAATCCTGTGGTAACTTAGAATATCTAGTCTTCTCCCTTTGTGATGTAACCTGAAAAGAATCTGGCAATCTGGAATACTTATCATCAAGAGGGGTAGAGAGATTTGGAAATGATGAAGACATAGCTTTGGAAGACCCGAAGTTACTCATCTGTTTTGCACCCGATCTTCAAATAAATAGAGCAGTATGGATGTTCGTTATTGTTTGCGACTCAAGTCTGCAAACTAGTGTCTTCCCAGCcactcccacaacattattcTTCATTGTCAACAAAACAGAAACTACATATACACATAAGGAGAGCTTTAACCACATTCAGCCTAATATTCACATTCACTATCATCCAATGAGCTGATTGCTGGTACCTGTGAGAAGAAAATTACATACAGAATGAGGCTGGTCAAAGTATTTTCACCATATCTCGGCCAACAGTGGtatgaacaaaagtcaaagTCGCAGAGATTGaacatttatttatatgagTTTAAAAGCAAACTGAAATTAACTTTTCAGAAGACTTTTGATATTTTCCAACCAACCAAATCTCAACTCCACAAAAATGATCCATAATTTCAATCCCTTAAACAACTATAATCAATAAACTCCCACATGGCATCATAAACACGTCAATAAGCAAGCACATAACGCAAAAATAACCCAAAGAGCAAAAGCAAATGAACTCAACAACGCAAAACCGCATATAATCAAATTATCTGTTCAAAATTAAAGACAGCACATCACAGAGCACGTCAAGAAAGCACACTGATTTCCCATAATTtcagagaaaacaaaactgaTATGGAGATATAAACAATACAGAAAAATCATCTATGTAAACAGAATAGTGGGAATTGAGCAATCTTACCCCAGAGTGAGAAAACTGAACCTCGAATCCCAAAGGCTGGACTTTGAATCAAAGTTGAATGCTTTGAGGGTGCAGCAGAAAAGcgagccaaaaaaaaaaaagaaaaaaaaaaaaagaggaaaactatCTATGAAAGATTCTGGTAGACACGGGATGACATGACGACGGCTGTTCTCCCCTTGACTTAATCTCACATCACAAGAACTCCCTTCCCTCTCaccagaaagagagaagaacgTATTTGTCTTCtgttgtctctctctctctctctctctttgtgatGACTAGGAAAATGTTAAGCTGCCGCCATTGAATATTGATCTTAGATTCTGGCCGTTGGTTTggattaattataattaatttgatgaTTAATCAACAGTTATGATTTGAGGAGAATACTTTGGTTGTGGTCTGAATAGCAGCCATACACAAAGCTTGTGGGACCCACTCTCAAGGGGCCCCTCTTTGGCCTTTTTACGCTATTTCCCATTCACGCTTCAATGCTTTGGGTTGGGTGTACTTGCAAATTTCCCTCCTTATTTCCTAGGTTTATTTGGATTTGGTCAATGGAAATGCTAGTAATATTTTCtctaacttctttttttagattttttttattttttttataacatatatCATTCTCCttacatttaaaataatatcgtTAATGTATCTTATCAactatattttgttttctaagttTACTATTAATAAATGTAttgaattttatgttttttttaatttatccaaaaaaaattaaaaacttgaaaaaaaaaaatctgaataataaaataaagccCACAATTTTGTTGCACAGAAcaattttcaaagaaaaacgTGACTTCAAGACCACAACCAGGTAAACAGCAAAATTGCACAGGACAAAAGAAAGCCTTGGTATGAGCAAAAGACCTTTAGCACGAATTccgatttttatttttcatatacaACGTATTCATACACAAACTATTGTAGGCTTTATTACtttctgaagaaaaaataCAGATACTTTCTTTATAAAgaataactttttttcttatttaattttttaataaggtAGTAAGAaagtaatgaaaaaaaaaattaaatctggataaattgaaagaaatatgaaagtcaatatatataataagggtaaatttgaaaaacaaaacataatttgTATGATACATTAATGACATTATTTTAAGTGTAAAGATAGTAACACATGTCATGAGGAAAATAGAGAAAGTTGTTAGCATTCCCCATTacttattgtttttttctttccgaCAGTAACTTATTGATCACATAAGTTAATTGGATATAGTTGTGAATAATAACActactttttctttatgtttacAACGgtgaatataaatttaaaagtttTAACTAGTCATTTGCCTCCTGAACTTATACATAACTTTCGATTTATCTCatatccttttttcttttctttttttaaaaaattaaggatatgaacttatttttttctccaatttctccCCTGTCCTCTAAATCATcaacatttcattttcatccgATTTTctaataaatcattaaaataaataaattttttcagaaacaattaaagaaaaaagagaacaaacaaaaaacaaaaacaaaaacctatcCCCACCATACCCCCCTTCcgctccctttttttcttccccaacCTGACCACCCCCTTCCCCACTTGCAACTCATCCCAAGACCCATTCGCAACCCATCCCCCCTCCCCACCATCTCTGCCTACCCTTTCGCAAAGCACCCACGACCACCCTTTTACCCATCACGGCCTCCTTTCTCAACAGCCCACCCTCCCACAGCCACCACCCCACAAccatcactctctctctctctctcttcccccaaCCCCAGGCCTGGCCTTGACACACAAAGTTACCCACCTCGCCACAACACCCCCCTTACATCCCGGTGGGTTTTTGCTCAAATAGatatggattttttttgttcaaatatATGGTGGTGGTTTTGGTGGTGTTGTATGGGATGTGTTCGATCTTTGGGTGCAGTGAAGACAGAGAGATAAGTGAAGGGAGAGAGAATGGGTGGTGGTGTGATTTGTGAGGACATGAGAGGCTGGGATTTGGGTAAGAAGGgcttggagagagagagagaggttttacTTTAttgttataattattatttcaaattttaaaatattttattttattctaacATAAAAATGACCAATCTACCCTCATTTAACGGCAAATTAGATGAAATGTTGAGAATTTATACGGCATAAAggaaattggagaaaaaaagaagttcatatccttaattttctataaataaataaaaaaggataaGGGGTAAATGGTACAAGTTTAGAGTGCAAATTACCAGTTAAAGCTTATAAAGTtataacccaaaaataaaataataaacaaacaaatattctttcACATCACATGGGGCCTAGaggcccaaaagaaaaactagacCACAACGAGTATGGGTTCAATCTTCATAAAGCAAATCCAAAATGCAAAGCCTTCAATTATCATTGGTTAACCCAAATTGACATTGGAATAAGTAACCatcacttctttttttttcgcaaaattaaaatttgactCATCTGTAATCGacaatacaaaaagaaaaaatttgtgtACAAGTGTCAAACTGCGACAAGCACTGCGAGTCACTTGGAGTTTGTTGTGCTCAGTTATCAGCTTCTTACCACTTCTCAAAtccttgtttgtttgtttaattaattattaattagagCAGGGTTGATTGTCTGATTACAAATCACAGAGCATATTAAGTTCTTGTGCACCTAAGGACGTATTCTGTAGGTAGCTGAAGCTGAGTGagagtttgagagagagagagagatggagactGAGCAACAGGTATCGAACGAAGCCATGGCAACGGTGGCTGAGAAGGCACCAATCACCGTGGAGAGGAAGGTCCGCAATGATCTGGAGACCAAGCTCCCCAAGCCTTGTAATTAGTTtcagttttgtttatttaaattacttcacttgttttaattttaccTTTTAAGTTGTACAAAAATTagcaaatattaatttttcttcttcttcttcttcttattcttcttaaTTTAGACATGCCTAGAGCTATGACTGCTCCTGATACGGAGAACATCAATGGCACATGGGGACATAAGCATTGTAATATGTCTGTGCTTCAGCAGCATGCAGCTTTTTTCGACCAAGACAAGGATGGTATCATCTACCCTTCCGAGACATATAGAGGTAAGCTTAGACAGCTATAAATCAATCCatcaatttccaaattttctaaGTATTAGGTTTTTTATTGTCACAAGACAGCAACAGATCTGACTTGAATTGGTATTTGCAGGATTTCGTGCACTCGGGTTTAATGTCGTtgcttctttcattttcatggtTCTTGTCCATGCAGCAATGAGTTATGCAACTCTGCCTGTAAGTTAGGCaatgctttttcttctttgtaacTTTTAAGAGCCAACTAATCACCTGAAGACtaattccttttttcttctgcagACATGGATGCCTTCACCTTACTTTGCAATACACATCGAAAACATACACCGGGCAAAGCATGGAAGTGACTCAGGGGCCTATGACACAGAGGGAAGGTGAGATGAGAATACTTGCTTTGCTCATACCTAATAAATAatgatggatggatggatggatggatcaTGGGTAGTTAATTGGTAAAAACCAATTGGGGCTTTGCATGGACATTAAATTGTCACATGAAATTGCACTCCTGTTAGTTCTTGTGGCTTCCATGCCAGCATTTTCTATCTTTGGCTAAAAGTTATAGCTACTGCAAGCTTAGTATATGTTTGTCTTCCATGTATGCTGCAGGTATATTCCGGCAAATCTTGAGAACTTGTTCAGCAAGTACGCCTGTACCGTGCCTGATAAGCTCACCTTCAAGGAGCTTTGGCACATGACTCAAGCTAACCGTGACGCCTTTGATTTCTTTGGCTGGTCTCTTTCTATCTTCCTCTCTCAAGCACGCACACACCCACGAAAACGTAGTATAGTTAATTCAATTCTGATATTGTTGCAGGATTGCAAGTAAACTGGAATGGGGAGTTCTGTATGTTCTTGCAAAAGATGAACATGGCCACTTGGCAAAGGAAGCCGTGAGACGCTGTTTCGATGGAAGCTTGTTCGAATACTGTGCCAAGTCGCAGAAGGGTGCTGCTGGTAAACTGGGATGAGGAGGAGAGCATCATAGTTTATGACCCGTTGGTTTGTGTTTGTATTAGTTCTTGAGCTTGATAGGCGTTTTCTTTTGGTCTGAGATTTGATAGACTGATAAGTGATAATAGAAAATGGTCTAAATAATGCGACTTCAAGGAGTTGGATGAACAACTCCTAGACTTTCAGTTGATCCCACTCGTTTAAAGCATCAGATTTTTCCTAAGATTGAAACTGTATGATTACTTGACTAGATGGCTAAGTGAGGGCTCACCTCTATTCGCACTTGTGTGTATAAACTTTGTTTCTGTCTGTTAATCAGTAACAGCATTTTCCTCTACGCGAATTAAAACACACAAAGACAGTAGATGATTATCTATATAATCAATCTGCATTATTGGCTAACTTACAAAACCATCATAGACGAGATAAAAGCCCTAACCACAATCAACTGTAAACCAGTCTCATGTCTCATGCCCCAGATGATTTTGTGACTGCAACATGCAATGCTACTACAGTAGCTTGCTTGTGCCTCAAcaaatttcttaaattaattttgt
Protein-coding regions in this window:
- the LOC18772301 gene encoding protein PHR1-LIKE 1 isoform X1; translated protein: MSNFGSSKAMSSSFPNLSTPLDDKYSRLPDSFQVTSQREKTRYSKLPQDSSPGHLFSSSSRPNDVHFSSVSPCESRSQNSPFIFKLPVDEKSLSLTHSSHSEVQPTALINYSEENKDISWYPDSLQEFLHFPENVPDQTGLVDSSTGVITSEDHAEKTDWSDWDPLISFDDALDPNWELPIDVDAVDPKPKVLNPYSDILVQPPQIQQHQPVQSEEFRPSPETLSTAPPTKPRMRWTQELHEAFVEAVNQLDGSERATPKGILNLMKVEGLTIYHVKSHLQKYRTARYKPESSEGACEKVSTPVEETNSLDLKASMGITEALRLQVELQKRLHEQLENQRKLQLQIEEQGKYLEKMFEQQRKMEDSRVKAASSTVDDHATPPSNLVCPSPGEDKPETSKHDHGKTPISASSMSTPLEEGSQDANRKKQKAQETVSQEEPDHPGDVESGTQPTKRARNG
- the LOC18772192 gene encoding peroxygenase, with translation METEQQVSNEAMATVAEKAPITVERKVRNDLETKLPKPYMPRAMTAPDTENINGTWGHKHCNMSVLQQHAAFFDQDKDGIIYPSETYRGFRALGFNVVASFIFMVLVHAAMSYATLPTWMPSPYFAIHIENIHRAKHGSDSGAYDTEGRYIPANLENLFSKYACTVPDKLTFKELWHMTQANRDAFDFFGWIASKLEWGVLYVLAKDEHGHLAKEAVRRCFDGSLFEYCAKSQKGAAGKLG
- the LOC18772301 gene encoding protein PHR1-LIKE 1 isoform X2, giving the protein MSNFGSSKAMSSSFPNLSTPLDDKYSRLPDSFQVTSQREKTRYSKLPQDSSPGHLFSSSSRPNDVHFSSVSPCESRSQNSPFIFKLPVDEKSLSLTHSSHSEVQPTALINYSEENKDISWYPDSLQEFLHFPENVPDQTGLVDSSTGVITSEDHAEKTDWSDWDPLISFDDALDPNWELPIDVDAVDPKPKVLNPYSDILVQPPQIQQHQPVQSEEFRPSPETLSTAPPTKPRMRWTQELHEAFVEAVNQLDGSERATPKGILNLMKVEGLTIYHVKSHLQKYRTARYKPESSEACEKVSTPVEETNSLDLKASMGITEALRLQVELQKRLHEQLENQRKLQLQIEEQGKYLEKMFEQQRKMEDSRVKAASSTVDDHATPPSNLVCPSPGEDKPETSKHDHGKTPISASSMSTPLEEGSQDANRKKQKAQETVSQEEPDHPGDVESGTQPTKRARNG